In one Cyclopterus lumpus isolate fCycLum1 chromosome 22, fCycLum1.pri, whole genome shotgun sequence genomic region, the following are encoded:
- the lck gene encoding tyrosine-protein kinase Lck: protein MGCSCSSDYSDAEWIENLDEICEQCNCPIPPQSSNPYTDHLLPYPSQHSPPTSPLPDNLVVAIYSYQPNHDGDLGFEKGDKLKIINKDDPEWYLAESLTTGQQGYIPHNFVAMTTVETEPWFLKNISRNEATRLLLAPGNTLGSFLIRESETTQGSFSLSIRDLDHNTGEGVKHYRIRNMDSGGFYITAKISFNSLKELVQHHSREADGLCTKLMKPCQSSAPQKPWWQDEWEIPRESLKLERRLGAGQFGEVWMGVYNNDRRVAIKNLKIGTMSVEAFLAEANMMKNLQHPRLVRLFAVVTQEPIFIVTEYMENGSLVDYLKTTEGGNVPMNTLIDMAAQVADGMAFIEEQNYIHRDLRAANILVSNELICKVADFGLARLIEDNEYTAREGAKFPIKWTAPEAINYGTFSIKSDVWSFGILLTEIVTYGRIPYPGMSNPEVIQNLDRGYRMPKPENCSDGLYNVMGLCWRENPEDRPTFEYLRSVLEDFFTATERQYQE, encoded by the exons ATGGGATGCAGCTGCAGTTCGGACTATTCAGACGCAGAGTGGATTGAGAACCTGGATGAAATCTGTGAACAATGCAACTGTCCCATACCTCCCCAGTCAAGCAATCCA TACACAGACCATCTGCTTCCATACCCATCGCAGCATTCACCTCCTACATCTCCTTTACCAG ACAACCTTGTGGTGGCCATATACAGTTATCAACCCAACCATGATGGGGACCTGGGCTTTGAGAAGGGAGACAAACTCAAGATCATCAACAA GGACGATCCAGAGTGGTATTTGGCCGAGTCTCTCACCACGGGCCAGCAAGGCTACATCCCCCACAACTTTGTTGCAATGACCACAGTGGAGACTGAACC GTGgttcttaaagaacatttctaGAAACGAAGCCACGAGGCTCCTCCTCGCTCCTGGGAACACGCTGGGCTCCTTCTTGATTCGAGAGAGTGAGACAACCCAAG GGTCCTTCTCCCTATCAATCAGGGACTTGGACCACAACACCGGTGAAGGAGTCAAGCACTACAGAATACGCAACATGGACAGCGGCGGCTTCTACATCACAGCCAAGATATCCTTCAACTCACTGAAGGAGCTCGTTCAGCATCACTCAC GTGAAGCAGATGGGTTGTGCACGAAGCTGATGAAGCCGTGTCAGTCGAGCGCACCGCAGAAGCCCTGGTGGCAGGATGAGTGGGAGATTCCCCGCGAGTCCCTGAAGCTGGAGCGCAGGCTCGGAGCGGGACAGTTTGGAGAAGTCTGGATGG GCGTCTACAATAATGACAGGAGGGTGGCTATTAAGAACCTGAAGATTGGCACAATGTCGGTGGAGGCCTTCTTGGCAGAGGCCAACATGATGAAGAACTTGCAGCATCCACGCCTCGTCCGCCTCTTCGCCGTTGTTACCCAGGAGCCAATCTTTATCGTCACGGAGTACATGGAAAATG GTAGCCTAGTGGATTACCTGAAAACAACGGAGGGAGGCAATGTGCCCATGAACACACTCATAGACATGGCGGCTCAG GTAGCTGACGGCATGGCGTTTATAGAGGAGCAAAATTACATTCACCGAGATCTGAGAGCAGCCAATATTCTGGTGTCTAATGAACTCATCTGTAAGGTTGCTGACTTTGGACTGGCAAGGCTGATCGAAGACAATGAATACACCGCAAGAGAGG gTGCAAAGTTCCCCATCAAGTGGACAGCCCCAGAGGCTATTAACTACGGCACCTTTTCCATAAAATCGGATGTGTGGTCATTCGGGATCCTCCTGACAGAAATAGTGACATATGGACGCATACCTTACCCTG GAATGTCCAACCCAGAGGTAATCCAGAACCTGGATCGGGGCTACAGAATGCCAAAGCCGGAAAACTGTTCAGATGGACTTTATAACGTCATGGGTCTGTGCTGGAGGGAAAACCCAGAGGACAGGCCCACCTTCGAGTACCTGAGGAGCGTTCTGGAGGATTTCTTCACTGCCACAGAGAGGCAGTACCAGGAATAG
- the LOC117725323 gene encoding probable histone deacetylase 1-B, with protein MALTSQGTKKKVCYYYDGDVGNYYYGQGHPMKPHRIRMTHNLLLNYGLYRKMEIYRPHKASGEEMTKYHSDDYIKFLRSIRPDNMSEYSKQMQRFNVGEDCPVFDGLFEFCQLSGGGSVAGAVKLNKQQTDIAINWAGGLHHAKKSEASGFCYVNDIVLAILELLKYHQRVLYIDIDIHHGDGVEEAFYTTDRVMTVSFHKYGEYFPGTGDLRDIGAGKGKYYAVNYPLRDGIDDESYEAIFKPIMAKVMEMYQPSAVVLQCGADSLSGDRLGCFNLTIKGHAKCVEYMKSFNLPLLMLGGGGYTIRNVARCWTYETAVALDTSIPNELPYNDYFEYFGPDFKLHISPSNMTNQNTNDYLEKIKQRLFENLRMLPHAPGVQMQAIPEDAVQEDSGDEEEDDANKRISIRAHDKRIACEEEFSDSEDEGEGGRRNASSFKKSKRAKTEGEKEGEEKEKKGEEETKEVKEEEKVPEDEKMDTSKPKEESKTP; from the exons ATGGCGCTTACTTCCCaaggaacaaagaaaaaagtttgCTACTACTATGACG gtGATGTTGGAAATTATTACTATGGCCAGGGGCACCCCATGAAGCCCCACCGCATCCGCATGACCCACAACTTGTTGCTCAACTATGGACTCTACAGAAAGATGGAGATCTAT CGTCCGCACAAAGCCAGCGGAGAGGAGATGACCAAGTATCACAGCGATGACTACATCAAGTTCCTGCGTTCAATTCGACCGGACAACATGTCGGAGTACAGCAAACAAATGCAGAGAT TTAATGTGGGAGAGGACTGTCCAGTGTTTGATGGTTTATTTGAGTTCTGCCAGCTCTCAGGAGGCGGTTCCGTTG CTGGTGCGGTGAAGTTgaacaaacagcagacagatatCGCCATCAACTGGGCCGGAGGCCTGCATCACGCCAAGAAGTCTGAGGCCTCTGGGTTTTGCTATGTCAATGACATTGTGCTTGCTATTCTGGAGTTACTGAA ATACCACCAGAGAGTTCTGTACATAGATATTGACATCCATCATGGAGACGGCGTGGAGGAAGCCTTCTACACCACAGACCGCGTCATGACTGTGTCCTTCCACAAGTACGGGGAGTACTTCCCCGGCACAGGCGACCTGAGG GACATTGGTGCCGGTAAAGGTAAATATTACGCTGTGAATTACCCACTGAGGGACGGGATTGACGATGAGTCATATGAAGCCATATTCAAACCT ATCATGGCGAAGGTGATGGAGATGTACCAACCCAGCGCAGTGGTTCTGCAGTGTGGAGCCGATTCTCTGTCAGGAGACCGGCTCGGTTGCTTTAATCTCACCATTAAAG GCCATGCCAAGTGTGTGGAGTACATGAAGAGTTTCAACCTGCCACTGCTAATGCTGGGTGGAGGAGGCTACACCATCCGTAATGTGGCCCGCTGCTGGACATATGAGACAGCTGTAGCCCTCGACACCTCCATCCCCAACG AGCTCCCATACAATGACTACTTTGAGTACTTCGGACCAGACTTCAAGCTGCACATCAGCCCCTCCAACATGACTAATCAGAACACCAATGACTACCTGGAGAAGATCAA GCAGCGCTTGTTTGAGAACTTGCGCATGCTGCCCCATGCCCCTGGAGTCCAAATGCAGGCCATCCCAGAGGACGCTGTACAGGAGGACagtggtgacgaggaggaggatgatgccAACAAACGCATCTCCA TCCGTGCTCATGACAAGAGGATAGCATGTGAGGAGGAGTTCTCTGACTCGGAGGATGAAGGCGAAGGAGGCCGCAGAAACGCATCCAGCTTCAAGAAATCCAAGCGAGCCAAAActgaaggggagaaggagggagaagaaaaggagaagaagggcgaggaggaaacaaaag aagtaaaagaagaagagaaggtgCCAGAGGATGAGAAAATGGACACCTCAAA GCCAAAAGAGGAGTCCAAGACCCCATGA
- the tmem54a gene encoding transmembrane protein 54a, translated as MVNFGVCCANLKDNKALMKMGLGLVLVGHVNFLLGALVHGAVLRHINVHSLARNMVYAISNVIAIVAGLVGIIGGITAIVLSKNKRNRILQWVLLVFSFLAGLLSIASTLAVSVSMVKAIINKGWGLLTHCTFSGNDQGSSSITYECPFDPTRIYGTTIILWVPLILMSLVEMVFSFRCFAACTSFLYLCPCRRRPTRGRRVRSQGAVETPSLPPERDPERDAVTEPAEQEELLDDTAVEQSAWL; from the exons ATGGTGAATTTTG GAGTATGCTGTGCCAACCTCAAGGACAACAAAGCCCTGATGAAGATGGGGCTGGGGCTGGTGCTGGTGGGCCACGTTAACTTTCTTCTTGGAGCGCTGGTGCACGGCGCTGTGCTCAGGCACATCAACGTGCACTCTCTGGCCCGGAACATGGTGTACGCCATCTCTAATGTCATTGCTATTGTGGCAGGCTTGGTG GGAATTATAGGTGGAATAACTGCCATTGTCCTGTCCAAAAACAAGAGGAACAGGATCCTG CAGTGGGTCTTGCTGGTCTTCAGCTTCCTGGCAGGTCTCTTGTCGATTGCCTCCACCCTGGCCGTGTCAGTTTCAATGGTGAAAGCCATCATAAACAAAGGATGGGGCCTGCTAACACACTGCACATTCTCTGGAAATGATCAGGGCTCCTCCAGCATCACATATGAATGCCCCTTCGACCCCACCCGGATCTAT GGCACCACAATCATTCTGTGGGTGCCTCTCATCTTGATGTCGTTGGTGGAAATGGTGTTCTCCTTCCGCTGCTTTGCTGCCTGCACGTCATTCCTCTACCTCTGTCCGTGCAGGAGGCGGCCGACCCGAGGCAGGAGG GTGCGTAGCCAGGGAGCTGTTGAAACTCCGTCGTTGCCTCCAGAGCGGGATCCAGAGCGCGATGCTGTAACTGAGCCTGCAGAGCAGGAGGAACTGCTGGACGACACTGCAGTGGAGCAGAGTGCCTGGCTCTGA
- the zpcx gene encoding zona pellucida protein C isoform X2, giving the protein MIQSRWEDLSGNLEVCKCCTSKCKGAKAIVSTSPLVVVDKLIEVRPSETQEASSAPVADPMQSQRVVTQDTLVSGNAALRPTQVVSQQDATPSLWLPGQVQDTERSEKIGSESKDNLTMMLQASDAMSNELQPSTTDQEPLLNTPTNMVIDQSANELGSDGHKWDLHYLTLVDGWAIPQQSEKAAFAEESQRKKRFGRSGLSDAEVPQDDDFPLTANMNANVNQNDCNALREELAAMPQEEANAAQPIVRAKLQFAKGMDGSQTLSYEEEVLKQEVKGVTRRFWLDGTKRKAEPRQRGLQSIFLDLLRRMDKAE; this is encoded by the exons ATGATTCAGTCGAG ATGGGAGGATCTCAGTGGAAATTTGGAAGTGTGCAAGTGCTGTACGTCAAAGTGTAAAG GGGCCAAGGCCATCGTCAGCACCAGCCCCTTAGTTGTGGTGGACAAACTTATAGAAGTGCGTCCCTCTGAAACGCAAGAAGCCTCCAGTGCTCCTGTTGCAGACCCCATGCAGTCTCAACGTGTAGTGACCCAGGACACGCTTGTTTCTGGGAACGCTGCATTAAGACCCACTCAGGTTGTGAGTCAGCAAGATGCCACACCGTCCCTTTGGCTTCCTGGACAGGTGCAAGATACTGAACGCAGCGAGAAGATCGGTTCTGAGTCTAAAGATAATTTGACAATGATGTTGCAGGCAAGCGACGCCATGTCGAATGAGCTGCAACCTTCAACCACAGATCAGGAGCCTCTTCTGAATACGCCCACAAACATGGTCATAGATCAAAGTGCAAATGAACTGGGAAGTGATGGTCATAAGTGGGATTTACATTATCTTACTCTGGTTGATGGGTGGGCAATTCCTCAACAAAGTGAAAAGGCAGCTTTTGCAGAGGAATCTCAAAGAAAAAAACGCTTTGGTAGATCTGGACTGTCTGACGCGGAGGTGCCGCAAGATGATGACTTCCCCCTGACGGCTAACATGAATGCAAATGTCAACCAGAATGATTGTAACGCATTGAGGGAGGAGCTGGCAGCGATGCCCCAAGAAGAAGCAAATGCCGCCCAACCTATAGTTCGCGCAAAACTCCAGTTTGCCAAAGGCATGGATGGATCGCAGACGCTGAGTTATGAGGAAGAAGTGCTGAAACAAGAGGTTAAAGGTGTGACCAGAAGATTTTGGCTGGATGGGACTAAAAGAAAAGCTGAGCCCAGACAAAGAGGGCTGCAATCTATTTTCCTGGATTTATTGAG GAGGATGGACAAAGCAGAATAA
- the zpcx gene encoding zona pellucida protein C isoform X1, giving the protein MIQSRWEDLSGNLEVCKCCTSKCKGLSLKHLPEGAKAIVSTSPLVVVDKLIEVRPSETQEASSAPVADPMQSQRVVTQDTLVSGNAALRPTQVVSQQDATPSLWLPGQVQDTERSEKIGSESKDNLTMMLQASDAMSNELQPSTTDQEPLLNTPTNMVIDQSANELGSDGHKWDLHYLTLVDGWAIPQQSEKAAFAEESQRKKRFGRSGLSDAEVPQDDDFPLTANMNANVNQNDCNALREELAAMPQEEANAAQPIVRAKLQFAKGMDGSQTLSYEEEVLKQEVKGVTRRFWLDGTKRKAEPRQRGLQSIFLDLLRRMDKAE; this is encoded by the exons ATGATTCAGTCGAG ATGGGAGGATCTCAGTGGAAATTTGGAAGTGTGCAAGTGCTGTACGTCAAAGTGTAAAGGTCTGTCACTCAAGCACCTTCCTGAAG GGGCCAAGGCCATCGTCAGCACCAGCCCCTTAGTTGTGGTGGACAAACTTATAGAAGTGCGTCCCTCTGAAACGCAAGAAGCCTCCAGTGCTCCTGTTGCAGACCCCATGCAGTCTCAACGTGTAGTGACCCAGGACACGCTTGTTTCTGGGAACGCTGCATTAAGACCCACTCAGGTTGTGAGTCAGCAAGATGCCACACCGTCCCTTTGGCTTCCTGGACAGGTGCAAGATACTGAACGCAGCGAGAAGATCGGTTCTGAGTCTAAAGATAATTTGACAATGATGTTGCAGGCAAGCGACGCCATGTCGAATGAGCTGCAACCTTCAACCACAGATCAGGAGCCTCTTCTGAATACGCCCACAAACATGGTCATAGATCAAAGTGCAAATGAACTGGGAAGTGATGGTCATAAGTGGGATTTACATTATCTTACTCTGGTTGATGGGTGGGCAATTCCTCAACAAAGTGAAAAGGCAGCTTTTGCAGAGGAATCTCAAAGAAAAAAACGCTTTGGTAGATCTGGACTGTCTGACGCGGAGGTGCCGCAAGATGATGACTTCCCCCTGACGGCTAACATGAATGCAAATGTCAACCAGAATGATTGTAACGCATTGAGGGAGGAGCTGGCAGCGATGCCCCAAGAAGAAGCAAATGCCGCCCAACCTATAGTTCGCGCAAAACTCCAGTTTGCCAAAGGCATGGATGGATCGCAGACGCTGAGTTATGAGGAAGAAGTGCTGAAACAAGAGGTTAAAGGTGTGACCAGAAGATTTTGGCTGGATGGGACTAAAAGAAAAGCTGAGCCCAGACAAAGAGGGCTGCAATCTATTTTCCTGGATTTATTGAG GAGGATGGACAAAGCAGAATAA